The nucleotide window CTGTGCCTCCGAGAGCCCTTCGACGAGGTCGCGCTCGACGTCGACGCCGCGGATGGGGAACCGGTCGAAGTGGGTGCGGCCCTCCCGGTCGGGGTCGTCGACGAGCACCACGGCGTCGGGCCAGGCGCCGTGGAGCAGCGCGAGGGTCACGCCCGAGTAGGCGCGGTGGGTGAGCGCCCCCTGCCCCTCGACGAAGACGAGGTCGTGGTCCGCCCCGACCGCGGCGACGTTGTCCTCGACGACGCCGGCCGTGAAGTCCGCGGGCACGCGGTCGACGACGGTCCCCCGGTGGGCGCCGACCATGATGCCCGTCTGGCCGGTCGCGACCCAGCCGGCGTCGATGCCGGCCCGCTGGGCCGCCCGGTACAGTTCGAACGTCGTCGTGCGCTTCCCGACCGCGCAGTCGGTGCCGACCGTGAGGACGACGTCGGCGTCGATGTCGTCGACCCGTCCGTCCGCGACCCGGAGGTCGTCGTCCGCGGGCGGTTTGCGGACGTCGAACAGGCGGACGCCGCACTCGTCGGCGAGGTCGACCCAGTCGTCCCGCTCGCTCAGGAAGACGTGGAGGCCGGAGACGACGTCGCACCCGGCGCGCATCGCCTCGCGGATGTCGTCGACCCACTCCTCGGGGAGCGCACCTCCGGCGGGTGCGACGCCGATGACGAGCGCCTCCGCGTCGGGGGTCGCCTCCAGCGCGGCCGTCATCGACTCGACGACCGGCACGTCGCCGACCTCGGGCCGGTCGAGCACGTCCGCGGCCGACCGGCCGGCTTGATCGGAGTCGACGACGGCGCCGACCTCAAATAGTTCGCTGTGCATCACGACGCCGTTGGCGGTCTTGCCGGCCATCCCCCCGAACGCCCCCTCCGCGAGGACGACGGCCGGCGTCGGCGTGTCGAACGCGCTTCGCAGGTCCATGGCCTCACAATCCGGGGAGCGGGGCAAAGTCCCACTCCCTCTCATGAGAGGTGGTACCTATTCACGGTATCACGGGGTGATGGTATCACATGGCACGCACGACCGACTCGGCCGACGACCGCGACCAGCGCACGATCAGCATCTTCGCCCGCCTGTTGCGGGGGCGGTTCGGGTCGATCGTCCTCCCGGCGATCATCCTGCAGTCGCTGCTGATCGGGGGCGGCTACGCCAGCGGTCGCGAGGTCGTCGCCTACGGCGCCAAGTTCGGCTCGGCCGGCCTGCTC belongs to Halorarum halophilum and includes:
- a CDS encoding DUF1611 domain-containing protein encodes the protein MDLRSAFDTPTPAVVLAEGAFGGMAGKTANGVVMHSELFEVGAVVDSDQAGRSAADVLDRPEVGDVPVVESMTAALEATPDAEALVIGVAPAGGALPEEWVDDIREAMRAGCDVVSGLHVFLSERDDWVDLADECGVRLFDVRKPPADDDLRVADGRVDDIDADVVLTVGTDCAVGKRTTTFELYRAAQRAGIDAGWVATGQTGIMVGAHRGTVVDRVPADFTAGVVEDNVAAVGADHDLVFVEGQGALTHRAYSGVTLALLHGAWPDAVVLVDDPDREGRTHFDRFPIRGVDVERDLVEGLSEAQVAALSTWGDPATEGEQHGLPTANVYHDDGPEALLDAVMEAL